Proteins encoded in a region of the Novibacillus thermophilus genome:
- a CDS encoding carbohydrate ABC transporter permease yields the protein MVTFAKGQRLVLHLFLLAFGLLMIYPVAWMFLSSLKPEYLIFSDPGLWPKEITLEHYVKGWHVVRDATFGIFFKNSFIISLLAVIGNLVTCSMAAYAFARMDFPLKRLLFALMLMTIMLPTHVTLIPQYAIFYQLDWIDTFLPLTVPKFLATDAFFIFLMVQFFRGIPKELDDSAIIDGCGPIKIYYKIILPLASPALLTTAIFTFIWTWDDFFSQIIYINSVHNFTVPLGLRLFLDAQGESSWGSVFAMSVLSLLPIVVLFFFFQRHIVEGIATTGIKR from the coding sequence ATCGTGACGTTTGCGAAAGGTCAAAGACTGGTATTGCACCTGTTTTTACTCGCTTTCGGATTACTGATGATTTACCCGGTCGCGTGGATGTTTTTGAGTTCGTTGAAGCCCGAATACTTGATTTTTTCCGATCCGGGGTTGTGGCCAAAGGAGATCACGTTGGAACATTATGTGAAGGGCTGGCATGTCGTTCGAGATGCGACGTTTGGGATTTTTTTTAAAAACTCGTTTATTATCAGCCTTTTAGCTGTCATCGGGAATCTCGTGACGTGTTCAATGGCAGCTTACGCCTTTGCGAGAATGGACTTTCCGCTCAAAAGGCTCTTATTTGCTTTAATGTTAATGACGATTATGTTGCCGACGCACGTTACGTTGATCCCTCAGTACGCTATTTTTTATCAGTTGGATTGGATTGACACGTTCTTACCTTTAACCGTTCCAAAATTTCTTGCAACCGACGCCTTTTTTATTTTTTTAATGGTTCAATTTTTCAGGGGGATCCCAAAAGAATTAGATGACAGTGCAATCATTGACGGGTGCGGCCCCATTAAAATCTACTACAAGATTATTTTGCCGCTAGCGTCTCCCGCATTGCTGACGACCGCTATTTTTACGTTTATTTGGACGTGGGATGATTTTTTCAGTCAGATTATTTATATAAACTCGGTCCACAACTTTACCGTGCCGCTAGGGTTGAGGTTGTTTTTAGACGCTCAGGGCGAGTCTTCCTGGGGTTCAGTGTTTGCCATGTCTGTTTTGTCTCTGTTGCCCATCGTCGTCCTTTTTTTCTTTTTCCAGCGACACATTGTAGAGGGGATTGCCACGACAGGAATAAAAAGATGA
- the iolB gene encoding 5-deoxy-glucuronate isomerase — protein sequence MTDRLVKAVEGEGYQEIISEEDARLDYLSLGKLSLQSQQTYCGETGGNEAVLVILSGVVDFSSGDQHYTELGGRKNVFDGKATAVYVPCRSQYEIKARTEAVLAVCKAKASERYEPFVVKPEDVIVHHRGKDSWKREVHDIITDNGEGRVQRIMIGETFNEPGNWSSYPPHKHDRDHLPEESKLEEIYHYQLSPEQGFGVQLRYNQDRSIDEAYIVRHGDSFAIDQGYHPVIAAGGYKIYYLWFLAGEGRTYKLYDDPEHKWLME from the coding sequence ATGACAGACCGTCTGGTGAAAGCTGTAGAAGGAGAAGGTTATCAAGAGATTATTAGCGAGGAAGATGCACGCCTCGACTACCTGTCGCTCGGCAAATTGTCGCTTCAATCTCAGCAGACATACTGTGGCGAGACGGGTGGCAATGAAGCCGTTCTCGTCATCTTGTCTGGTGTCGTTGATTTTTCCAGCGGAGATCAGCACTATACTGAACTGGGCGGCAGAAAGAACGTGTTTGACGGAAAGGCGACAGCGGTCTACGTGCCGTGCCGATCTCAGTATGAGATAAAGGCAAGGACAGAAGCAGTCCTGGCTGTTTGCAAAGCGAAAGCTTCCGAGCGGTACGAACCGTTTGTCGTGAAACCGGAAGACGTCATCGTCCACCACCGCGGCAAAGACTCCTGGAAACGTGAAGTGCACGACATTATTACGGATAACGGAGAAGGCCGCGTGCAACGCATTATGATCGGGGAAACATTCAACGAGCCTGGGAACTGGTCGAGTTATCCGCCGCACAAACATGATCGCGATCACCTCCCTGAAGAGTCAAAACTAGAAGAGATCTACCATTATCAGCTATCCCCTGAACAAGGATTCGGCGTTCAATTACGGTACAACCAGGACCGAAGCATCGACGAAGCCTACATCGTCAGACACGGGGACAGTTTTGCCATTGATCAAGGGTATCATCCCGTTATCGCCGCAGGCGGGTACAAAATCTATTACTTGTGGTTTTTAGCAGGAGAGGGAAGGACGTATAAGCTCTACGACGATCCAGAACACAAATGGTTAATGGAGTAG
- a CDS encoding mandelate racemase/muconate lactonizing enzyme family protein yields MKIVDIVERTVPIQSNIRNAYIDFGKMTCSVVAIVTDVTKNGKRVVGYGFNSNGRYAPTGLLRERFIPRLLEADADDILNDDGTNLDPHRIWDVLMTGEKPGGHGERSVAVGVLDMAVWDIVAKIEEKPLYQVLAERYRSGEVDDKVFVYAAGGYYQPGKDLKQLQEEMKRYLELGYTVVKMKIGGAPLEDDLRRIEAVLEVVPDGQSLAVDANGRFDLETALQYAEKLEPYNLRWYEEAGDPLDYELQAMLVKHYSGATATGENLFSVQDARNLIRYGGMRPARDILQFDCALSYGLVEYMRILEMLKDEGWSPRQCIPHGGHQLSLNIAAGLGLGEMSRTPGCSSRSAGLQTTFR; encoded by the coding sequence ATGAAAATCGTCGATATTGTGGAAAGAACCGTGCCCATTCAGTCCAATATCCGCAATGCCTATATAGACTTCGGTAAAATGACGTGTTCGGTCGTGGCCATCGTCACGGACGTCACGAAGAACGGAAAGAGAGTCGTCGGTTACGGATTTAATTCAAACGGGCGTTACGCCCCGACGGGACTGCTTCGGGAACGTTTCATTCCAAGGCTTCTAGAGGCAGATGCGGATGACATTTTAAACGATGACGGTACAAATTTAGATCCACACCGCATTTGGGACGTTTTAATGACCGGAGAGAAGCCGGGAGGGCACGGAGAGAGGTCTGTGGCTGTCGGCGTGCTGGATATGGCGGTTTGGGACATTGTCGCGAAGATCGAGGAAAAACCGCTGTATCAGGTGCTGGCTGAACGCTACAGGAGCGGTGAAGTGGATGACAAAGTTTTTGTGTACGCAGCAGGAGGATACTATCAGCCCGGTAAAGACTTAAAACAACTCCAGGAAGAGATGAAACGCTACCTTGAGCTCGGGTATACCGTAGTCAAGATGAAGATTGGCGGAGCGCCGCTGGAAGACGATTTGCGGCGCATCGAGGCGGTGCTCGAGGTGGTGCCAGACGGCCAGTCGCTGGCGGTAGACGCGAACGGGCGTTTCGATTTGGAAACAGCTTTGCAGTACGCTGAAAAGCTGGAACCTTATAACCTCCGCTGGTACGAAGAGGCTGGAGATCCTCTCGATTACGAACTTCAGGCAATGTTAGTCAAGCATTACAGCGGGGCTACAGCGACAGGGGAAAATCTTTTTTCCGTTCAAGACGCACGCAACCTCATCCGTTACGGCGGGATGCGGCCGGCCCGGGACATTTTGCAATTTGATTGTGCGCTGAGTTACGGGTTGGTGGAGTACATGCGAATTCTCGAAATGTTGAAAGATGAGGGCTGGTCCCCGCGGCAGTGCATCCCACACGGCGGGCACCAATTGTCCCTTAACATCGCCGCCGGTCTCGGACTCGGGGAAATGAGTCGTACCCCGGGGTGTTCGAGCCGTTCGGCGGGTTTGCAGACGACATTCCGGTAG
- a CDS encoding ABC transporter substrate-binding protein, which translates to MRKTKYFYVSLSLILALSFVIAACGSGQTTDESSSNSQSADEEQVTIKFANWVSAEDATKENVSKVIEAFEQEHPNVTVENVAIPFDQMRQQLLTMTAGGNPPDVMMLNGPWSQELGAQGALLDLTEIAGEDYLNDNWPGALDAGKYKDQLYAVPFGLSPHAFWYNKDLMEKAGLDPENPPKTMDELNEAMAQIKDKLGPDGVYPIGLDTSKIDYALVHFWPWFYAFDARPLYNDESNFNTAEVKNALEWMRQAVKNEYTPTGLQIKELRELMAKDNIVFQMDGPYLVGILRSLNPELEGDAFYEKFGVTTVPVGDNGKSETLADLHQLGISAESEHQEIAWEFVKFLTSSETSINDYQIPYGVIPPLKSSVQDNEQLSDPVSQAYINEIFSTMVGGPYGPEYGQAQQLVIQAMQEAALSDKPIEDIVRETDEQLSGIYGQ; encoded by the coding sequence ATGAGGAAAACTAAATATTTCTATGTCAGTCTTTCTCTCATTTTGGCACTTAGCTTCGTAATAGCTGCGTGCGGCAGTGGACAGACGACTGACGAGAGCAGTTCAAATTCTCAATCCGCTGACGAGGAACAGGTCACTATCAAGTTTGCAAACTGGGTATCCGCTGAAGATGCGACAAAGGAAAATGTTTCTAAAGTGATTGAAGCGTTTGAACAAGAACACCCGAATGTCACGGTAGAAAACGTTGCTATCCCATTTGATCAGATGAGACAGCAGCTTCTAACGATGACAGCAGGGGGTAACCCGCCTGATGTGATGATGTTAAATGGACCGTGGTCCCAGGAACTCGGTGCTCAAGGGGCGCTCTTGGACCTCACTGAGATCGCGGGTGAAGATTATTTGAATGACAATTGGCCAGGAGCGTTGGATGCTGGGAAGTACAAAGATCAACTGTATGCTGTACCGTTTGGATTGTCACCACATGCTTTTTGGTATAACAAAGATTTAATGGAGAAAGCTGGCCTGGATCCTGAAAATCCCCCGAAGACGATGGACGAGTTGAATGAAGCGATGGCACAGATAAAGGACAAATTGGGTCCAGATGGTGTTTACCCCATAGGACTTGATACATCGAAAATCGACTATGCTCTCGTCCATTTTTGGCCGTGGTTTTACGCTTTTGACGCTCGTCCCCTCTACAATGACGAATCTAACTTTAATACTGCTGAAGTCAAAAATGCTTTAGAGTGGATGCGTCAAGCCGTCAAAAATGAATACACCCCGACTGGGCTTCAAATTAAAGAGTTACGTGAACTGATGGCAAAAGATAATATCGTTTTTCAAATGGACGGTCCGTACCTGGTCGGTATTTTGCGGAGTTTAAATCCTGAGCTTGAGGGAGATGCCTTTTACGAAAAATTTGGTGTAACGACCGTCCCAGTAGGGGATAACGGCAAGTCAGAAACGTTGGCGGATCTGCACCAGCTCGGCATCTCTGCGGAATCAGAACACCAAGAAATTGCATGGGAATTTGTTAAGTTCCTTACATCGAGTGAAACGTCTATTAACGATTACCAGATACCGTACGGTGTTATTCCGCCGTTAAAGTCGTCCGTTCAGGACAATGAGCAACTGTCTGATCCTGTCAGTCAGGCGTATATAAACGAAATTTTCTCAACTATGGTAGGTGGTCCGTACGGTCCAGAGTATGGTCAGGCGCAGCAACTCGTGATACAAGCGATGCAAGAAGCAGCTTTGTCAGATAAGCCCATTGAAGACATTGTTCGCGAAACAGACGAACAACTGAGTGGCATATATGGACAGTAG
- a CDS encoding carbohydrate ABC transporter permease — MSHTKKHYIIAYLFLLPWFVGFFGLVLGPMISSLYLSFTEYRLLTPPEWIGLQNYTDMFRDSDFISSVKVTAVFVLIGVPLQLLVALSVALLLNKGLSGIGFYRTIYYIPSLLGGSVAIALLWKNIFGTDGIVNDFLSLFGVQGRGWVSHPDYAIYTLILLSAWQFGSSMVIFLAGLKQIPPELYEAAAVDGANGFMKFKDITLPLLSPVILFNLVMVLIKSLQAFTSAYVVSEGTGGPANSTLFYTLYLYLKGFSFFDMGYASAMAWLLLVVLALLTFIIFLSSKYWVYYEYEGRSS; from the coding sequence GTGAGCCACACAAAAAAACATTACATCATTGCCTATCTCTTCTTGTTGCCGTGGTTTGTTGGCTTTTTCGGCCTCGTTTTGGGGCCGATGATCAGTTCCCTCTATTTGTCATTTACGGAGTACCGATTGTTAACGCCACCGGAGTGGATTGGCCTGCAGAACTATACGGACATGTTCCGAGACAGCGACTTTATCAGTTCTGTTAAAGTGACCGCAGTGTTTGTATTGATTGGCGTTCCTTTACAGTTGTTAGTCGCGTTGTCGGTCGCACTCTTGTTGAATAAAGGCTTGAGCGGGATCGGGTTTTACCGAACAATTTACTACATTCCCTCTTTGCTGGGCGGGAGTGTGGCCATCGCGTTACTGTGGAAGAACATATTCGGTACGGACGGTATTGTGAACGATTTCTTATCGCTATTTGGCGTTCAGGGGAGGGGATGGGTCTCCCACCCGGACTATGCGATCTACACCCTCATCCTTTTGTCGGCGTGGCAATTTGGGTCTTCTATGGTCATTTTTCTTGCGGGACTAAAGCAAATACCGCCTGAGTTGTACGAAGCGGCCGCTGTAGATGGAGCGAATGGCTTCATGAAATTTAAGGACATTACGCTTCCGCTGTTATCTCCTGTCATTCTCTTTAATTTGGTCATGGTTTTAATCAAGTCTTTGCAGGCTTTTACGTCCGCTTACGTCGTCAGCGAAGGAACGGGTGGACCTGCCAACTCAACGTTATTTTACACACTGTACCTCTATCTAAAAGGGTTTTCCTTTTTTGACATGGGCTATGCCTCTGCCATGGCATGGCTGTTGCTGGTCGTGTTGGCGCTGTTGACCTTCATCATATTCTTGTCTTCTAAATATTGGGTTTACTATGAGTATGAGGGGAGATCATCGTGA
- a CDS encoding ROK family protein, translating into MNTKKISRNMMRQFNQKLILRVLKDHGPLSKTQLSHITQLTIPAISDILEELSYYNLIEDYGQTPIKRGRFPILQKLNADAYKIVGITIESETIETAIVNLNGDIFESVTVPLPTLKTPESVVNEVYRSVHIMFERSNLSRGDLIGAGLGMHGIVDPVKGISIYPPHLNWGNVPIAKLLEDKLKLPVKVDNDCNTKALAERWFGEGKDVESFIIVNIDYGIGAGIMLRDQLFYGGNYGAGQIGHTVVKDDGPLCSCGNYGCLEAIASEPALLKEVVIKVKKGFPTKILELAGSPENISIEHLYEAAKLNDRMAVQLLESAGRFSGIAISTLVNLFNPQRVFITGGILKGGKHVLTPLYESVKQHSLKPNIKDLNVTPSKLGEAANVLGATTLWINELFSGNTPLEKVLDKRVVQD; encoded by the coding sequence TTGAACACTAAAAAAATTAGCAGGAATATGATGCGCCAATTCAATCAAAAATTAATACTGAGAGTGTTAAAAGATCACGGACCTCTATCAAAGACCCAGCTGTCACACATCACGCAGTTAACGATACCGGCGATTAGCGACATATTGGAAGAGTTGAGTTATTACAATTTAATCGAAGATTACGGCCAAACTCCAATTAAGAGAGGCCGTTTTCCCATTTTACAAAAGCTGAATGCTGATGCCTATAAGATAGTAGGCATCACCATTGAATCAGAAACTATCGAGACCGCTATTGTGAATTTAAACGGCGACATCTTCGAGTCTGTGACGGTCCCCCTTCCCACACTGAAAACGCCTGAATCAGTCGTGAATGAGGTCTATCGATCCGTACACATTATGTTCGAGAGATCGAACCTTTCCAGAGGGGATCTGATCGGGGCAGGGTTGGGTATGCACGGAATTGTTGATCCCGTAAAAGGGATATCGATCTATCCTCCACACCTTAACTGGGGTAATGTTCCCATCGCTAAACTCCTTGAAGATAAACTAAAGTTACCTGTTAAAGTGGACAACGATTGTAATACGAAAGCTTTAGCGGAACGGTGGTTTGGTGAAGGAAAAGATGTGGAATCTTTTATCATTGTAAACATTGACTACGGTATCGGAGCGGGCATTATGCTCAGGGACCAGTTATTTTATGGAGGAAACTATGGGGCTGGTCAAATTGGTCACACTGTCGTCAAGGATGACGGGCCCCTTTGTTCCTGTGGCAACTACGGCTGCTTAGAAGCGATCGCAAGTGAACCTGCTTTGCTGAAGGAAGTCGTGATAAAGGTAAAAAAAGGATTCCCCACAAAAATACTTGAATTGGCGGGAAGTCCCGAAAACATTTCCATCGAGCATTTGTACGAAGCCGCAAAGTTAAATGACCGCATGGCCGTACAGTTATTAGAGTCAGCTGGTCGCTTTAGCGGAATCGCCATTTCGACACTTGTGAATCTGTTTAATCCCCAGCGAGTATTTATAACGGGCGGAATACTAAAGGGGGGTAAACACGTGTTGACACCTCTTTACGAATCGGTAAAACAGCATTCTTTAAAACCAAACATCAAAGATTTGAACGTGACTCCGTCAAAGTTAGGGGAGGCAGCAAATGTGCTCGGAGCGACCACATTGTGGATCAATGAGCTCTTTAGCGGAAACACACCTTTAGAGAAGGTACTCGACAAACGCGTGGTTCAGGACTAA
- a CDS encoding tagaturonate reductase produces the protein MLKRLNRQLLKRAELPKDVIVECQTDLPERVIQFGEGNFLRGFVDWMIHQLNRAGKFSGRIVAVQPTPFGKVVPKLNKQDGLYTVVLRGVVNGDVVETYEIISSVSRGVNPYTDWQEVLKVAENKEAQFVFSNTTEAGLTYLREDYRGSSPQSFPGKLTAFLYHRYRAFDGDPEAGMTVIPCELVEDNGDTLRDIVLQIAQDWNFPEDFIHWIQAHNRFCNTLVDRIVTGYPDDAAVLHERLGYYDELLTVGEPYHLFAIDADGPVQQALPFHEIGLNVSWGAFDVLRDLKVRILNGAHTMMFAVGYLSGANTVRDVMDDDLLKQFVRQGIYEEVLPSLNIEAERKTSFADTVLERFSNPFNAHFLVDIGMNATNKFRTRLLPTLADWVRHRNTLPDVTVFSLAALIAYYHPVRLEEAHLIGSRGEEEYRIRDGGEVIRFFYNVWEDYKNGKTDLSLFVQKVLGNRTVWGTDLNELPGLSQAVHDNLRKIERTGVKQAVKQIIEEKGNGTTWTS, from the coding sequence ATGTTGAAAAGACTGAACCGACAATTGCTTAAACGAGCAGAACTGCCGAAAGACGTTATAGTCGAGTGCCAGACAGATCTTCCGGAACGCGTCATCCAGTTCGGGGAGGGGAATTTTTTGCGGGGGTTTGTCGACTGGATGATCCACCAGTTGAACCGTGCCGGTAAGTTCAGCGGTCGCATTGTGGCCGTTCAACCGACTCCTTTTGGCAAGGTTGTGCCAAAGTTAAATAAACAAGACGGGTTGTACACGGTGGTCCTGCGGGGAGTGGTGAATGGTGACGTCGTCGAAACTTATGAAATCATTTCCTCCGTTAGCAGAGGTGTCAATCCGTACACCGATTGGCAGGAAGTGTTGAAAGTCGCGGAAAACAAGGAGGCTCAGTTCGTTTTCTCCAATACGACGGAGGCTGGCCTCACGTATCTGAGAGAGGACTATCGTGGATCTTCGCCCCAGTCGTTTCCGGGTAAACTGACGGCATTTTTGTATCACCGCTACCGTGCCTTTGATGGAGACCCGGAAGCCGGCATGACCGTCATACCTTGTGAACTCGTCGAAGACAATGGCGACACGTTGCGCGACATTGTGTTGCAGATCGCCCAAGATTGGAATTTCCCAGAAGACTTCATACATTGGATTCAAGCCCACAACCGTTTTTGTAACACGCTCGTCGACCGTATCGTGACGGGGTATCCCGACGATGCGGCGGTGTTACACGAGCGGCTCGGATATTATGATGAACTGCTGACCGTTGGGGAACCGTACCACTTGTTTGCCATTGACGCCGATGGGCCCGTTCAACAGGCGCTCCCTTTTCACGAAATCGGGCTGAATGTGTCATGGGGGGCGTTCGATGTGTTGCGGGATTTAAAAGTGCGCATTCTCAACGGTGCCCATACGATGATGTTTGCCGTGGGCTACCTATCAGGGGCCAATACCGTGCGCGACGTTATGGACGACGACCTCTTGAAACAGTTCGTACGGCAGGGCATTTACGAGGAGGTCCTTCCGTCCCTCAACATAGAGGCGGAACGAAAGACGTCCTTTGCCGACACGGTGTTAGAGAGGTTTTCCAACCCGTTTAATGCCCATTTTCTCGTCGACATCGGGATGAACGCGACGAACAAATTTAGAACGAGGTTGCTGCCGACACTTGCAGATTGGGTGCGGCACCGGAACACCTTACCTGACGTGACCGTCTTTTCGCTGGCGGCTCTCATTGCCTACTACCACCCGGTTCGCTTAGAGGAGGCACACCTCATCGGTTCCCGCGGAGAAGAAGAATACCGCATTCGGGATGGTGGAGAAGTCATTCGCTTTTTCTACAACGTTTGGGAGGATTATAAAAACGGAAAAACGGATTTGTCCCTGTTCGTCCAAAAAGTTCTAGGGAATCGGACGGTATGGGGAACCGACTTGAATGAACTTCCAGGCCTTTCACAAGCGGTTCACGACAACTTGCGTAAGATTGAAAGGACAGGTGTGAAGCAAGCGGTCAAACAAATAATAGAGGAGAAAGGGAACGGAACAACATGGACGTCGTGA
- a CDS encoding UxaA family hydrolase: protein MTDEPVFTVIQPDDSVCVALRDLAKGDTVEVNGHCVTVREDVPFGHKVAVKTVHPGEDVLKYGYSIGAATQKIEPGEWVHTHNVKTKLEGHLTYTFQPLPKKNLKRRVPNETFAGYVRKNGDVGIRNEIWIINTVGCINKTAEVLAKMANETFKGANIDGVYHFPHPYGCSQLGDDLQNTQKVLSNLVQHPNAAGVLVLGLGCENNHVDAFKRALGEYDSESVKFLVSQEVDDELEAGMALIEELVDYAASFTREPVPISELKVGLKCGGSDGFSGITANPLVGQYSDMLVSAGGTTVLTEVPEMFGAETILMNRAVNEDVFTDIVRLIDGFKDYFIKHGQEIYENPSPGNKDGGITTLEEKSLGCVQKGGTAQVAGVLRYGERVKEKGLNLVQGPGNDLVSVTALAAAGAHIVLFTTGRGTPFGGPVPTVKISTNTHLYDKKRNWIDFNAGSLIEGTRMDALSNRLFEYVTKVASGEVQTKNEEHGFKEIAIFKDGVIL from the coding sequence GTGACAGACGAACCTGTTTTCACCGTCATACAGCCTGATGACTCCGTGTGTGTCGCGCTGAGAGATTTAGCGAAAGGTGACACAGTGGAGGTCAACGGGCACTGCGTCACAGTCAGAGAAGACGTTCCGTTCGGGCACAAGGTTGCTGTCAAAACCGTTCATCCTGGTGAGGATGTCCTAAAATACGGCTATTCCATCGGCGCAGCGACCCAAAAAATCGAACCCGGCGAATGGGTGCACACGCACAACGTCAAAACAAAGTTGGAAGGCCATTTAACCTACACGTTTCAACCTCTTCCGAAAAAAAATCTTAAGCGTCGCGTACCGAATGAAACGTTCGCAGGCTATGTGAGGAAAAACGGAGACGTCGGGATCCGAAACGAAATATGGATCATCAACACCGTCGGTTGCATTAACAAAACGGCAGAAGTTTTGGCGAAAATGGCCAATGAGACGTTCAAGGGCGCCAATATTGACGGGGTCTACCATTTTCCACATCCGTATGGCTGTTCGCAGTTGGGAGATGATCTCCAAAATACACAAAAAGTGTTAAGCAATCTCGTCCAGCATCCAAACGCAGCCGGCGTCCTCGTCTTGGGGCTCGGCTGTGAGAATAACCACGTCGATGCGTTTAAACGCGCGCTCGGTGAATACGATTCTGAGAGCGTCAAGTTTTTAGTCAGTCAAGAAGTGGATGATGAACTTGAAGCAGGGATGGCCTTGATTGAAGAATTGGTCGACTACGCCGCTTCGTTTACACGGGAGCCTGTGCCGATTTCTGAGTTGAAAGTTGGGTTAAAATGCGGCGGATCGGACGGGTTTTCCGGCATCACCGCCAATCCGTTAGTCGGCCAATACTCCGACATGTTAGTTTCTGCCGGCGGAACGACAGTGTTAACGGAAGTGCCGGAAATGTTTGGAGCCGAGACGATTTTGATGAACCGTGCCGTCAACGAAGACGTGTTTACCGACATCGTCCGCCTCATTGACGGATTTAAGGACTACTTTATCAAACACGGTCAAGAAATTTACGAAAATCCTTCACCGGGTAACAAGGATGGCGGGATTACGACCCTCGAAGAGAAATCGCTGGGCTGCGTCCAAAAAGGCGGTACGGCTCAAGTGGCCGGCGTGTTAAGATATGGTGAACGCGTCAAGGAAAAAGGGTTAAATCTTGTGCAGGGGCCTGGAAACGATTTAGTTTCCGTGACGGCACTAGCCGCTGCTGGTGCCCACATCGTACTCTTTACGACCGGAAGGGGAACTCCCTTTGGCGGGCCGGTACCGACGGTAAAAATTTCAACGAATACCCACCTTTACGACAAAAAGAGGAATTGGATCGACTTCAATGCCGGCAGTTTAATCGAGGGTACCCGCATGGATGCGTTGTCAAACCGTCTGTTTGAATACGTGACAAAAGTGGCTTCGGGCGAAGTGCAAACGAAAAACGAAGAGCACGGGTTTAAAGAGATCGCGATATTTAAAGACGGTGTCATACTGTAG
- a CDS encoding carbohydrate ABC transporter permease, with the protein MEKTERRFSHFQAYRSKKRRNEVLFAWGLILPSLAILVLVIFYPLVQSLLLSFSNANMLNIEGALFVGLDNFKKIIQDSVFWVALKNTVIFVGCSVAGGLIIGMALALILNENIPFRNFFRGIALIPWVVPGVVVALLVLYMFNSQAGIVNWVLVQLGLADQFIDWFGSTEYALWAEIIANIWNQTPFYMLMILAGLQTVPRHQHEAAMIDGASSIQRFFYVTLPNIRGVLMIVTSLMVIWNFNNFDLIWTTTQGGPVNATMTLSVYVYRNAFVGLDVGYAAAIGMVWLAILLSFSSFYIRALKGADHQ; encoded by the coding sequence ATGGAAAAAACTGAAAGAAGGTTTTCTCATTTCCAAGCATATCGTTCGAAGAAACGTCGAAATGAAGTGTTGTTCGCCTGGGGCTTAATTCTCCCATCTCTTGCGATTTTAGTGTTAGTGATTTTTTATCCGCTTGTACAATCTCTGTTATTGAGCTTTTCTAATGCAAACATGCTGAACATTGAAGGCGCACTATTCGTTGGACTGGATAACTTTAAAAAAATTATTCAGGATAGTGTGTTTTGGGTCGCCCTAAAAAACACCGTAATCTTTGTCGGTTGCTCAGTAGCAGGTGGTTTAATCATCGGGATGGCATTGGCACTCATACTTAATGAAAACATTCCGTTTCGCAATTTTTTTAGAGGGATTGCTCTCATCCCTTGGGTTGTGCCGGGCGTCGTCGTTGCCCTTCTCGTGCTCTACATGTTCAATTCACAAGCTGGAATTGTCAATTGGGTGCTCGTCCAGTTGGGCCTTGCAGACCAGTTTATTGACTGGTTTGGGTCAACTGAATACGCTTTGTGGGCAGAAATTATTGCAAATATTTGGAACCAAACTCCCTTTTACATGTTAATGATTTTAGCCGGTTTACAGACAGTGCCTCGACATCAGCACGAGGCGGCAATGATAGACGGTGCTTCAAGCATTCAGAGGTTTTTTTATGTGACACTGCCTAACATTCGCGGAGTTTTGATGATTGTGACGAGTTTAATGGTCATTTGGAATTTTAATAACTTTGATCTCATATGGACGACTACTCAAGGTGGACCCGTCAATGCGACAATGACGCTTTCCGTCTATGTATACCGAAATGCGTTTGTAGGCCTGGATGTTGGTTACGCTGCTGCCATCGGTATGGTGTGGCTTGCGATACTTCTGAGTTTTTCATCGTTTTACATTCGGGCACTGAAAGGAGCAGATCATCAGTGA